In Streptomyces sp. NBC_00483, a single window of DNA contains:
- the topA gene encoding type I DNA topoisomerase: MSPTSETAQGGRRLVIVESPAKAKTIKGYLGPGYVVEASVGHIRDLPNGAAEVPDKYTGEVRRLGVDVEHDFQPIYVVNSDKKAQVKKLKDLMKESDELFLATDEDREGEAIAWHLQEVLKPKIPVHRMVFHEITKDAIRAAVANPRELNKKLVDAQETRRILDRLYGYEVSPVLWKKVMPRLSAGRVQSVATRLVVERERDRIAFRSAEYWDLTGTFATGRAGDTSDPSSLVARLSAVDGKRIAQGRDFDSLGQLKAGSANTLHLDETNARALAAALEDTQFSVRSVESKPYRRSPYAPFRTTTLQQEASRKLGFGAKATMQVAQKLYENGFITYMRTDSTTLSDTAVTAARSQVTQLYGSDYLPDKPRTYAGKVKNAQEAHEAIRPSGDRFRTPAETGLTGDQFKLYELIWKRTVASQMKDAVGNSVTVKIGGTSADGRDAEFSASGKTITFHGFLKAYVEGADDPNAELDDRERRLPQVAEGDGLSAEEISVDGHATKPPARYTEASLVKELEEREIGRPSTYASIIGTILDRGYVFKKGTALVPSFLSFAVVNLLEKHFGRLVDYSFTASMEDDLDRIARGEAQAVPWLRRFYFGEGSDGQGGAADAGNGDGDHLGGLKELVTDLGAIDAREVSSFPVGNDIMLRVGRYGPYIERGERDAENHQRADVPEDLAPDELSVEYAEELLAKPSGDFELGADPETGRQIIAKDGRYGPYVTEVLPEGTPKTGKNAVKPRTASLFKSMALDTVTLADALKLMSLPRVVGQDAEGVDITAQNGRYGPYLKKGTDSRSLETEEQLFNITLEEALEIYSKPKQRGRAAAKPPLKELGTDPVSEKPVVVKDGRFGPYVTDGETNATLRSADSVEEITAERGFELLAEKRAKGPAKKKTAAKKAPAKKTAAKKTAAKKTAAKTTTAKKTAAKKTTTARKTAAKKTASAE; the protein is encoded by the coding sequence TTGTCCCCGACCAGCGAGACCGCACAGGGCGGCCGCCGACTCGTCATCGTCGAGTCGCCCGCCAAGGCGAAGACGATCAAGGGCTATCTCGGCCCCGGATACGTCGTCGAAGCGAGCGTCGGGCACATCCGCGACCTCCCCAACGGCGCGGCCGAAGTCCCGGACAAGTACACGGGCGAGGTGCGCCGGCTCGGCGTGGACGTCGAGCACGACTTCCAGCCCATCTATGTCGTGAACAGCGACAAGAAGGCGCAGGTCAAGAAGCTCAAGGACCTCATGAAGGAGTCCGACGAGCTCTTCCTCGCAACCGATGAGGACCGCGAGGGCGAAGCCATCGCGTGGCACCTCCAGGAAGTTCTCAAGCCGAAGATCCCGGTCCACCGGATGGTCTTCCACGAGATCACCAAGGACGCGATCCGGGCCGCCGTCGCGAACCCGCGTGAGCTGAACAAGAAGCTGGTCGACGCCCAGGAGACCCGCCGCATCCTCGACCGCCTCTACGGCTACGAGGTATCGCCGGTCCTGTGGAAGAAGGTCATGCCGCGCCTTTCGGCGGGCCGCGTCCAGTCCGTCGCCACCCGCCTCGTCGTCGAGCGCGAGCGCGACCGCATCGCCTTCCGCTCGGCCGAGTACTGGGACCTGACGGGCACGTTCGCGACGGGCCGCGCCGGTGACACCTCCGACCCGTCGTCGCTGGTCGCCCGCCTCAGCGCGGTCGACGGAAAGCGCATCGCGCAGGGCCGCGACTTCGACTCGCTGGGCCAGCTGAAGGCCGGTTCGGCGAACACGCTGCACCTGGACGAGACGAACGCCCGGGCGCTCGCCGCCGCCCTGGAGGACACGCAGTTCTCCGTACGCTCCGTCGAGTCCAAGCCGTACCGCCGCTCGCCGTACGCCCCGTTCCGTACGACGACGCTGCAGCAGGAGGCCTCGCGCAAGCTGGGCTTCGGCGCGAAGGCGACCATGCAGGTCGCCCAGAAGCTGTACGAGAACGGCTTCATCACCTACATGCGTACGGACTCCACGACCTTGTCGGACACGGCCGTCACGGCCGCCCGTTCGCAGGTCACGCAGCTGTACGGCAGCGACTACCTGCCGGACAAGCCGCGTACGTACGCCGGCAAGGTCAAGAACGCGCAGGAGGCGCACGAGGCGATCCGCCCCTCCGGCGACCGCTTCCGCACGCCCGCCGAGACCGGCCTGACCGGCGACCAGTTCAAGCTGTACGAGCTGATCTGGAAGCGCACCGTCGCCTCCCAGATGAAGGACGCGGTCGGCAACAGCGTCACGGTGAAGATCGGTGGCACGTCCGCCGACGGCCGCGACGCCGAGTTCAGCGCCTCCGGCAAGACGATCACCTTCCACGGCTTCCTGAAGGCCTACGTAGAGGGCGCCGACGACCCGAACGCGGAGCTCGACGACCGTGAGCGCCGCCTTCCGCAGGTCGCCGAGGGCGACGGCCTGTCCGCCGAGGAGATCTCGGTCGACGGCCACGCCACCAAGCCGCCCGCGCGCTACACCGAGGCCTCACTCGTCAAGGAGCTCGAAGAGCGCGAGATCGGCCGCCCGTCTACGTATGCGTCCATCATCGGGACCATCCTGGATCGCGGTTACGTCTTCAAGAAGGGGACGGCGCTCGTGCCCTCCTTCTTGTCGTTCGCCGTCGTCAACCTGCTGGAGAAGCACTTCGGCCGGCTGGTCGACTACAGCTTCACCGCCTCCATGGAGGACGACCTCGACCGCATCGCGCGTGGCGAGGCGCAGGCCGTGCCGTGGCTGCGGCGCTTCTACTTCGGTGAGGGCTCGGACGGCCAGGGCGGCGCCGCGGACGCCGGGAACGGCGACGGGGACCACCTCGGCGGCCTCAAGGAGCTCGTGACCGACCTGGGCGCGATCGACGCCCGCGAGGTCTCGTCGTTCCCCGTGGGCAACGACATCATGCTGCGCGTCGGCCGCTACGGCCCGTACATCGAGCGCGGCGAGCGCGACGCCGAGAACCACCAGCGCGCCGACGTCCCCGAGGACCTCGCGCCCGACGAGCTGTCGGTGGAGTACGCCGAGGAGCTGCTCGCCAAGCCCAGCGGCGACTTCGAGCTGGGCGCCGACCCGGAGACCGGGCGCCAGATCATCGCCAAGGACGGCCGCTACGGCCCGTACGTCACCGAGGTGCTCCCCGAGGGCACCCCGAAGACGGGCAAGAACGCGGTGAAGCCGCGGACCGCCTCGCTCTTCAAGTCCATGGCGCTCGACACGGTGACGCTGGCCGACGCCCTGAAGCTGATGTCGCTGCCGCGCGTCGTCGGCCAGGACGCCGAGGGCGTCGACATCACCGCGCAGAACGGCCGGTACGGCCCGTACCTGAAGAAGGGCACGGACTCGCGCTCCCTGGAGACCGAGGAGCAGCTCTTCAACATCACGCTGGAAGAGGCACTGGAGATCTACTCCAAGCCGAAGCAGCGCGGGCGCGCGGCCGCCAAGCCGCCGCTGAAGGAGCTCGGCACCGACCCGGTCAGCGAGAAGCCCGTCGTGGTGAAGGACGGCCGCTTCGGCCCGTACGTCACCGATGGCGAGACCAACGCGACGCTGCGCTCGGCGGACTCTGTGGAAGAGATCACGGCGGAGCGCGGGTTCGAACTGCTCGCCGAGAAGCGGGCGAAGGGCCCCGCCAAGAAGAAGACGGCTGCCAAGAAGGCGCCCGCCAAGAAGACCGCCGCGAAGAAGACGGCGGCGAAGAAGACGGCCGCCAAGACGACCACGGCGAAGAAGACCGCGGCCAAGAAGACGACGACCGCGAGAAAGACCGCTGCCAAGAAGACGGCTTCGGCGGAGTAG
- a CDS encoding TM2 domain-containing protein translates to MSENNPYGQPPKDQSGGNPYNQPPADQPGQQGGPYGYPQQGSQPGYGTPPPGQPAPPQGQPGYGTPPPGQPQGQPGQPSYGYPYPGSAPAGPGAYPPPPGPGMGAPNMGPGMGMPYDPAAPYGYDPYGRPYSDKTKLAAGLLGIFLGSFGAGRFYTGHTGMAVTMLIVSVVTCGLGGVWGLIDGIMMLAGNNATDSQGRLLRDS, encoded by the coding sequence ATGTCCGAGAACAATCCGTACGGCCAGCCCCCCAAGGACCAGTCGGGCGGGAACCCGTACAACCAGCCCCCGGCGGACCAGCCGGGCCAGCAGGGCGGCCCGTACGGCTACCCGCAGCAGGGCTCGCAGCCCGGCTACGGCACGCCGCCTCCCGGTCAGCCCGCCCCGCCCCAGGGCCAGCCCGGCTACGGCACGCCCCCTCCCGGCCAGCCGCAGGGCCAGCCCGGTCAGCCCAGCTACGGCTACCCCTACCCCGGCTCCGCCCCGGCCGGTCCCGGCGCGTACCCGCCCCCGCCCGGCCCCGGCATGGGCGCCCCGAACATGGGCCCCGGCATGGGCATGCCCTACGACCCGGCCGCGCCCTACGGCTACGACCCGTACGGCCGTCCGTACTCGGACAAGACGAAGCTCGCCGCGGGTCTCCTCGGCATCTTCCTCGGCTCGTTCGGCGCCGGCCGCTTCTACACCGGGCACACCGGGATGGCCGTCACGATGCTCATCGTGTCCGTGGTGACCTGCGGACTCGGCGGCGTCTGGGGCCTGATCGACGGCATCATGATGCTCGCCGGCAACAACGCCACCGACTCCCAGGGCCGCCTGCTGCGGGACTCCTGA
- a CDS encoding DUF2752 domain-containing protein, whose translation MPRAASPTARLRSAFGAPAAAPLGVLAAGAGAALYLYGTDPHEPGHVLPGCPFRIATGLLCPACGGTRMVYDLMHGQYAMAWHDNGALLLAAPFGLALLGRWAYEGLRGRRWSPPIGGRGAAAILVGALIWAVLRNVF comes from the coding sequence GTGCCCCGCGCCGCGTCCCCCACGGCCCGCCTCAGGAGCGCGTTCGGCGCCCCTGCGGCGGCCCCGCTCGGGGTGCTCGCGGCGGGGGCCGGAGCCGCGCTGTACCTGTACGGCACGGACCCGCACGAGCCGGGCCACGTCCTGCCGGGCTGCCCCTTCCGCATCGCCACGGGGCTGCTCTGCCCGGCGTGCGGCGGAACGCGGATGGTCTACGACCTGATGCACGGTCAGTACGCCATGGCCTGGCACGACAACGGCGCGCTGCTGCTCGCCGCCCCCTTCGGCCTTGCCCTGCTGGGGCGTTGGGCCTACGAGGGGCTGCGCGGCCGCCGCTGGTCGCCGCCGATCGGGGGTCGCGGCGCGGCCGCGATCCTGGTCGGGGCGCTGATCTGGGCGGTGCTGCGCAACGTGTTCTGA
- a CDS encoding DUF7059 domain-containing protein: protein MDRRHNGGVSSSDFVSLPSVDRNDVAGSLRDALVSAEFTADGLLELLGASAYAALARSETVPALRATRGERPLETLVRLFLLQQPAPRERVAEVLPLDACLESGWLRTVGGDAVAASVDVRPYGGPEGEDWFIVSDLGCAVGGAGGIGSSEEGVVLGVGGASTTLAGITVRTPVGSALDLGTGSGIQALHAARHATRVTATDLNPRALHMTALTLALSGVQEAELREGSLYEPVGDATYDLVVSNPPFVISPLLPAGSRLTYRDGGMSGDDLCRSVVQGAGEHLNDGGYAQFLANWQHVEGEEWAERLRSWVPRGCDAWIVQREVQDVAQYAELWLRDAGDHRGDPAEYAARYDAWLDEFEARKVRAVGFGWITLRKTAAEEPSIVVEEWPHPVEQPLGDTVRAHFERVDWLRAHDDAALLGAHFKLAGEVVQEQVGLPGAEDPEHVVLRQGRGMRRATKVDTVGAGFAGVCDGSLSAGTILDAIAQLMGEDPVSLRDRTPAQIRTLVEQGFLEPFTPVD from the coding sequence ATGGATCGGCGTCACAATGGGGGTGTGAGTTCTTCCGACTTTGTATCGCTGCCCTCTGTTGATCGAAATGACGTCGCCGGGTCCCTGCGTGACGCGCTGGTTTCTGCCGAGTTCACTGCCGATGGGCTGCTCGAGCTGCTCGGGGCGTCCGCCTACGCGGCGCTCGCGCGCAGCGAGACCGTGCCCGCCCTGCGGGCCACCCGGGGCGAGCGGCCCCTGGAGACGCTCGTTCGGCTCTTCCTGCTGCAGCAGCCCGCGCCGCGCGAGCGCGTGGCCGAGGTGCTGCCGCTCGACGCGTGCCTGGAGAGCGGGTGGCTGCGGACCGTCGGGGGCGACGCGGTCGCGGCGAGCGTCGACGTACGCCCGTACGGCGGCCCCGAGGGCGAGGACTGGTTCATCGTGTCCGACCTCGGGTGCGCGGTCGGGGGCGCCGGAGGCATCGGCAGCAGCGAGGAAGGCGTCGTGCTCGGGGTCGGCGGGGCGTCCACCACGCTCGCCGGGATCACCGTGCGTACGCCCGTCGGCTCGGCCCTCGACCTCGGCACCGGATCCGGGATCCAGGCGCTGCACGCGGCGCGCCACGCCACGCGGGTCACCGCGACCGACCTCAACCCGCGCGCGCTGCACATGACGGCGCTGACCCTCGCGCTGTCGGGCGTGCAGGAAGCCGAGCTGCGGGAGGGGTCGCTGTACGAGCCCGTGGGCGACGCCACGTACGACCTGGTCGTCTCCAACCCGCCGTTCGTGATCTCGCCCCTCCTTCCCGCAGGGTCTCGCCTCACGTACCGGGACGGCGGCATGAGCGGGGACGATCTGTGCCGCTCGGTCGTTCAAGGGGCGGGGGAGCACCTGAACGACGGGGGGTACGCGCAGTTCCTCGCCAACTGGCAGCACGTGGAGGGCGAGGAGTGGGCCGAGCGGCTGCGCTCCTGGGTGCCGCGCGGCTGTGACGCCTGGATCGTGCAGCGCGAGGTGCAGGACGTCGCGCAGTACGCCGAGTTGTGGCTGCGCGACGCCGGTGACCACCGCGGCGACCCCGCCGAGTACGCGGCGCGCTACGACGCCTGGCTCGACGAGTTCGAGGCGCGCAAGGTGCGGGCCGTCGGCTTCGGCTGGATCACGCTCAGGAAGACCGCTGCCGAAGAGCCCTCGATCGTCGTCGAGGAGTGGCCGCACCCCGTCGAGCAGCCGCTCGGCGACACCGTGCGCGCGCACTTCGAGCGGGTCGACTGGCTGCGGGCGCACGACGACGCGGCGCTGCTCGGCGCGCACTTCAAGCTGGCCGGGGAGGTCGTGCAGGAGCAGGTCGGTCTGCCGGGCGCCGAGGACCCGGAGCACGTCGTGCTGCGGCAGGGGCGCGGGATGCGCCGCGCGACCAAGGTGGACACGGTCGGCGCCGGGTTCGCGGGCGTCTGCGACGGGTCGCTGAGCGCCGGGACGATCCTGGACGCCATCGCCCAACTCATGGGCGAGGACCCGGTGTCGCTGCGCGACCGCACGCCCGCGCAGATCCGGACGCTGGTCGAGCAGGGGTTCCTGGAGCCGTTCACGCCCGTCGACTGA
- a CDS encoding small secreted protein, translating into MEGTNPVNKKLAAALSGGAVLVLALSGCSDDSNEKLDSWAKQVCDKVQPQAKKIEAANTAIQKETSDNSEPEQVQKTDSQAFQDMSDAYKAIGDAVDKAGAPPVDGGDKKQQNAVKELDKISTSYADLKKKVDKLDTDDQAKFADGLKDIAGQLDTLSQDGSDALKNLEEGDVGKAMAKQESCKSASATPSGS; encoded by the coding sequence ATGGAAGGGACCAATCCGGTGAACAAGAAGCTTGCTGCCGCACTGTCCGGCGGTGCGGTACTGGTACTGGCGTTGTCGGGCTGCAGCGACGACAGCAACGAGAAGCTGGACTCCTGGGCCAAGCAGGTCTGCGACAAGGTCCAGCCGCAGGCCAAGAAGATCGAGGCCGCGAACACCGCGATCCAGAAGGAGACCTCGGACAACAGCGAACCCGAGCAGGTCCAGAAGACCGACTCGCAGGCGTTCCAGGACATGTCCGACGCGTACAAGGCGATCGGTGACGCGGTCGACAAGGCCGGGGCTCCGCCGGTCGACGGCGGTGACAAGAAGCAGCAGAACGCCGTCAAGGAACTGGACAAGATCTCGACGTCGTACGCCGACCTGAAGAAGAAGGTCGACAAGCTCGACACCGACGACCAGGCGAAGTTCGCCGATGGGCTCAAGGACATCGCCGGCCAGCTGGACACGCTGAGCCAGGACGGCAGCGATGCGCTCAAGAACCTCGAGGAGGGGGACGTGGGCAAGGCGATGGCGAAGCAGGAGAGCTGCAAGAGCGCTTCCGCTACGCCTTCGGGGTCCTAG
- a CDS encoding sodium-translocating pyrophosphatase — protein sequence MAEPSTPATFAAAVLTDDNRLIVVVIAVVALAALAVAGVLVRQVLAAGEGTDSMKEIAGAVQEGAKAYLGRQLRTLAVFAVVVFFLLMLLPADDWNQRAGRSIFFLIGAVFSAVTGYIGMWLAVRSNVRVAAAAREATPAEGEPEKDLTAVSHKAMKIAFRTGGVVGMFTVGLGLLGASCVVLVYAADAPKVLEGFGLGAALIAMFMRVGGGIFTKAADVGADLVGKVEKGIPEDDPRNAATIADNVGDNVGDCAGMAADLFESYAVTLVAALILGKAAFGDAGLAFPLIVPAIGVVTAMIGIFAVAPRRADRSGMSAINRGFFVSAVISIVLVAIAVYTYLPGSYADLDGVTDTAISGKAGDPRVLAVVAVVIGIVLAALIQQLTGYFTETSRRPVKDIGKSSLTGAATVVLAGISIGLESAVYTALLIGLGVYGAFLLGGTSIMLALFAVALAGTGLLTTVGVIVAMDTFGPVSDNAQGIAEMSGDVEGAGAQVLTDLDAVGNTTKAITKGIAIATAVLAAAALFGSYRDAILTAARDVGEKVGGGGPMNLVMDISQPNNLVGLIAGAAVVFLFSGLAINAVSRSAGSVVYEVRRQFREHPGIMDYTEKPEYGRVVDICTKDALRELATPGLLAVLAPIAVGFTLGVGALGAYLAGAIGTGTLMAVFLANSGGAWDNAKKLVEDGHHGGKGSEAHEATIIGDTVGDPFKDTAGPAINPLLKVMNLVALLIAPAVVKFSYGDDASVGVRVAAAVVSLAVIIGAVYMSKRRGIAVGGDEDGDPGGTGRVPEQADPAVVSTTRT from the coding sequence ATGGCGGAGCCCTCTACCCCTGCTACGTTCGCAGCCGCAGTTCTGACCGACGACAACAGATTGATCGTCGTCGTCATCGCCGTCGTCGCGCTCGCGGCGCTCGCCGTCGCCGGAGTCCTGGTGCGCCAGGTACTCGCGGCCGGTGAGGGCACGGACTCGATGAAGGAGATCGCGGGCGCGGTCCAGGAAGGCGCGAAAGCCTATCTGGGCCGGCAGCTGCGAACCCTCGCCGTATTCGCCGTCGTGGTGTTCTTCCTGCTCATGCTGCTTCCGGCGGACGACTGGAATCAGCGCGCGGGTCGGTCGATCTTCTTCTTGATCGGCGCGGTGTTCTCGGCCGTCACCGGCTATATCGGAATGTGGCTCGCGGTGCGCAGCAATGTGCGCGTCGCCGCCGCCGCAAGAGAAGCGACCCCGGCGGAAGGCGAGCCGGAAAAGGATCTCACCGCCGTCTCGCACAAAGCAATGAAGATCGCTTTCCGTACGGGCGGCGTCGTCGGCATGTTCACGGTGGGGCTCGGCCTGCTCGGCGCCTCCTGTGTCGTGCTCGTCTACGCGGCCGACGCGCCCAAGGTCCTGGAGGGCTTCGGGCTCGGCGCCGCGCTGATCGCGATGTTCATGCGTGTCGGGGGCGGCATCTTCACCAAGGCCGCCGACGTCGGCGCCGACCTGGTCGGCAAGGTCGAGAAGGGCATTCCGGAGGACGATCCGCGCAATGCCGCGACCATCGCCGACAACGTGGGCGACAACGTCGGAGACTGCGCGGGAATGGCCGCCGACCTCTTCGAGTCGTACGCCGTCACGCTGGTCGCCGCGCTGATCCTCGGCAAGGCGGCCTTCGGTGACGCGGGCCTCGCGTTCCCCCTGATCGTGCCCGCGATCGGCGTCGTCACGGCGATGATCGGCATCTTCGCCGTCGCGCCGCGCCGCGCCGACCGCTCGGGGATGAGCGCCATCAACCGCGGCTTCTTCGTCTCCGCGGTGATCTCGATCGTGCTCGTGGCCATCGCCGTCTACACCTATCTGCCGGGGTCGTACGCCGACCTGGACGGCGTCACGGACACGGCGATCAGTGGCAAGGCGGGCGACCCGCGGGTCCTCGCGGTCGTCGCCGTGGTGATCGGCATCGTGCTCGCGGCTCTCATCCAGCAGCTCACCGGGTACTTCACCGAGACGAGCAGGCGACCGGTCAAGGACATCGGCAAGTCGTCGCTGACCGGGGCCGCGACCGTCGTGCTCGCCGGCATCTCCATCGGCCTCGAATCGGCCGTCTACACCGCGCTGCTGATCGGGCTCGGCGTCTACGGGGCGTTCCTGCTCGGTGGTACGTCGATCATGCTCGCCCTGTTCGCGGTCGCCCTGGCCGGTACGGGGCTGCTCACCACGGTCGGCGTCATCGTCGCCATGGACACCTTCGGCCCGGTCTCCGACAACGCGCAGGGCATCGCCGAGATGTCCGGCGACGTCGAGGGCGCGGGCGCGCAGGTGCTCACCGACCTGGACGCCGTCGGCAACACGACGAAGGCCATCACCAAGGGCATCGCCATCGCGACCGCCGTGCTCGCGGCCGCCGCGCTGTTCGGTTCGTACCGGGACGCGATCCTCACCGCGGCCAGAGACGTCGGGGAGAAGGTCGGCGGCGGCGGGCCGATGAACCTGGTGATGGACATCTCGCAGCCCAACAACCTGGTGGGGCTCATCGCCGGAGCCGCGGTGGTGTTCCTGTTCTCCGGGCTCGCCATCAACGCGGTCTCGCGGTCGGCGGGTTCCGTGGTCTACGAGGTGCGCAGGCAGTTCCGCGAGCACCCCGGGATCATGGACTACACGGAGAAGCCGGAGTACGGGCGTGTGGTCGACATCTGTACGAAGGATGCGCTGCGGGAGCTCGCCACGCCCGGGCTGCTCGCCGTCCTGGCGCCGATCGCGGTCGGCTTCACGCTCGGTGTCGGCGCGCTCGGCGCGTATCTCGCGGGGGCGATCGGGACGGGCACGCTGATGGCCGTCTTCCTCGCCAATTCCGGCGGCGCGTGGGACAACGCCAAGAAGCTCGTCGAGGACGGGCACCACGGCGGCAAGGGCAGCGAGGCGCACGAGGCGACGATCATCGGTGACACGGTCGGCGACCCCTTCAAGGACACCGCGGGCCCCGCCATCAACCCGCTCCTGAAGGTGATGAACCTCGTGGCGCTGCTCATCGCGCCCGCGGTGGTCAAGTTCAGCTACGGGGACGACGCGAGCGTGGGCGTGCGGGTCGCGGCCGCGGTCGTCTCGCTCGCCGTGATCATCGGTGCCGTGTACATGTCCAAGCGGCGCGGCATCGCGGTCGGCGGGGACGAGGACGGGGACCCGGGAGGCACCGGACGGGTGCCGGAGCAGGCAGATCCTGCTGTGGTCTCGACGACACGTACGTGA
- a CDS encoding ATP-binding protein, giving the protein MATVELRFSPLPEHVRTARLVAAAVARRSGVDEAVLDEVRLAVGEACSRAVGLHQSSGISAPVRVALIEEEKQFSIEVGDEAPRTHHQSNTAGSADDLEAEGEDEMGLAVISGLVDDVEVTAETDGGLIRMSWPTLPATLP; this is encoded by the coding sequence ATGGCCACTGTCGAACTCCGCTTCAGCCCTCTGCCCGAGCACGTCAGGACGGCCCGTCTGGTGGCGGCCGCCGTGGCGCGCAGGTCGGGCGTGGACGAGGCCGTGCTCGACGAGGTCAGGCTCGCCGTCGGTGAGGCCTGCAGCCGAGCGGTCGGGCTGCACCAGAGCAGCGGCATCTCGGCGCCGGTGCGGGTGGCCCTGATCGAGGAGGAGAAGCAGTTCTCCATCGAGGTCGGTGACGAGGCGCCGCGCACGCACCACCAGTCGAACACGGCGGGCTCCGCGGACGATCTGGAGGCCGAGGGTGAGGACGAGATGGGTCTCGCCGTCATCAGCGGCCTCGTGGACGATGTCGAGGTCACCGCGGAGACGGACGGCGGACTCATTCGGATGAGTTGGCCGACCCTGCCGGCGACGCTTCCGTAG
- the bldG gene encoding anti-sigma factor antagonist BldG: protein MDLSLSTRTVGDRTVVEVGGEIDVYTAPKLREQLVELVNDGSFHLVVDMEGVDFLDSTGLGVLVGGLKRVRAHEGSLRLVCNQERILKIFRITGLTKVFPIHTSVEEAVAATD from the coding sequence GTGGACCTGTCCCTGTCGACCCGTACCGTCGGCGATCGTACGGTCGTCGAGGTCGGTGGCGAAATCGATGTATATACCGCGCCCAAGCTGCGCGAACAGCTGGTTGAGCTGGTGAACGACGGCAGTTTCCACCTTGTCGTCGACATGGAGGGCGTGGACTTCCTCGACTCCACCGGGCTCGGCGTGCTGGTCGGCGGCCTGAAGCGCGTGCGTGCCCACGAGGGCTCGCTGCGCCTGGTGTGCAACCAGGAGCGCATTCTCAAGATCTTCCGTATCACCGGACTGACCAAGGTGTTCCCGATCCACACCTCGGTCGAGGAAGCCGTCGCGGCGACCGACTGA